In Colletotrichum higginsianum IMI 349063 chromosome 3, whole genome shotgun sequence, a genomic segment contains:
- a CDS encoding Lysophospholipase NTE1 produces MSSSDISSAAHAVSESLSATMNASPDAALPSAFTRAQEVVAAQGSSSWLGLFGRLILAILSLVSSILYWAIRIVTITIPTVLFTLFSTSWTVTMNATTLMVIVVAIISAVSWVVRYRILNMYSRLPPEPQRKEPDVDLFPDTHDEGKKSGLSSYLDEFLSAIKIFGYLERQVFHELTRSMQTRKLIAGETFNLEEEKGFCIVVDGLVEIFVKSGRIARAMDTDPCDSYGADSADAGEEEDMSSPHGQQRYQLLTEVRNGAPMSSLFSIMSLFTEDVKLRSTDDETPESTASSAGLRTSPFPRNAGFRRMPSDPVSPFPATPEFPESTEERPGVRIEEPPRRAATPNLPGSARIPPISLDSAGGARQAKRPTLQSRATSGSAHPDIIARATVDTTIAIIPASAFRRLTKVYPKATSHIVQVILSRFQRVTLATAYNYLGLTGEVLQTEKNMLSFTTCQLPNMLRGDALQRLKEKFDRERERVGGESESKGIALHNANAHRRRKSTPTLRKDAMIHSMATKERSFSQVATTIAPPRERASTHTPSPGDLLANIQSARYGGHRPSGASSVHLDQVADALRHEGVSPLAQRSFNPFTTERHSRVSVDGRESLDEDNLFRQSILECMFKAIGLSSNGSVSREAESVEGSPRLFSYDQTRPRQGLGNNAFGLMGPFDASGDGDTESMTSGGFTLNTPPNAHILANDMKDDVEIVFFPKGSVLVEQGERNPGLYYVVDGFLDICTSKEDTSADILQSSSRTSLHADYTGVDGSPGFSDNADSRKKTPYRRSVSLIKPGGLAGYVGTVSSYRSFIDVVAKTDVYVGFLPRSALERIVDRYPIVLLTMAKRLTSLLPRLIMHIDFALDWEQVDAGQVLFHEGEESEAIHIVLNGRLRLVQDRKDGGVSVRAEFGQGESVGELEVLTESVRPGTLHAIRQTELVKFPRTLFNSLAQEHPNITIKISKIIASRMRNLVDDPSQLLSKEAGNTNTITKGSSSLNLRTVAILPVTSGVPVVEFGNRLMNALAQVGPANGATSLNQSAILNHLGKHAFNKMGKLKLSQYLADLEEKYGLVVYVADTNVNSPWTQTCITQADCILLVGLAEGSPEIGEYERFMLGMKSTARKLLVLLHPERYSQSGLTRAWLRNRMWINGGHYHVQMPLGPNILPVHPPSKRTSTTLKERVQIIQAEIQKYTSRKTRHSAFYSPDAPYKGDFHRLARRLCGKSIGLVLGGGGARGFTQIGIIQAMEESGIPIDVVGGTSIGAFIGALYARHADVVPIFGLAKKFAGRMSSMWRLALDLTYPTASYTTGHEFNRGIFKTFGKAQIEDFWLEFYCNTTNISKSRIEYHTSGYAWRYIRASMSLAGLLPPLCDEGSMLLDGGYIDNLTVSHMKRLGVDTIFSIDVGSLDDDTPQTYGDSLSGVWAFWNRWNPFSVTPNPPTLAEIQARLAYVSSVDALERAKMMPGCFYMRPPIDDYGTLDFGKFDELYQMGYKYGQDFLQKLRDDGALPFMEETEAKKAMRRTMAPRRASI; encoded by the exons atgtcgtcgtccgacATTTCGAGTGCCGCCCACGCGGTGTCAGAGAGCTTGTCGGCAACAATGAATGCATCTCCCGATGCTGCCCTGCCGTCTGCCTTTACGCGCGCGCAGGAGGTCGTCGCGGCTCAGGGATCATCCAGTTGGCTCGGCCTGTTTGGCCGCTTGATCCTCGCCATCCTGTCCCTGGTCTCCTCGATCTTGTACTGGGCCATACGGATCGTCACAATCACGATCCCGACCGTCCTCTTCACATTGTTCTCAACAAGTTGGACCGTGACGATGAACGCCACTACCTT AATGGTCATTGTGGTAGCCATCATATCTGCGGTTAGTTGGGTCGTGCGATACCGCATTCTCAACATGTATTCTCGCCTCCCTCCGGAGCCGCAGAGAAAGGAGCCCGACGTGGACCTATTCCCCGACACACACGATGAGGGCAAGAAGTCTGGCCTGTCCAGCTACCTGGACGAGTTCCTGAGCGCCATCAAGATCTTCGGTTATCTGGAGCGACAGGTCTTCCACGAATTGACGAGGAGCATGCAGACTCGCAAGCTCATCGCTGGCGAGACCTTCAATCTCGAAGAGGAAAAGGGCTTTTGCATTGTTGTCGACGGCTTGGTGGAGATATTTGTCAAATCCGGCCGGATTGCCAGAGCCATGGATACAGACCCTTGCGACAGCTATGGTGCCGATTCTGCCGATGccggggaagaggaagataTGTCTTCGCCACATGGGCAGCAGCGGTACCAGCTTCTTACTGAAGTTCGCAACGGTGCTCCGATGTCATCTCTCTTCTCCATCATGTCTCTTTTCACAGAGGACGTGAAGCTTCGGTCGACAGATGACGAAACACCTGAGTCCACCGCTAGCAGCGCAGGCTTGAGAACATCCCCTTTCCCACGCAATGCTGGTTTCCGCCGCATGCCCTCTGACCCCGTCAGCCCGTTTCCTGCCACTCCCGAATTTCCTGAGAGCACGGAAGAGAGGCCTGGTGTGCGGATTGAGGAACCTCCGAGACGGGCGGCTACCCCCAACCTTCCTGGCAGCGCGAGGATTCCGCCCATTTCTCTTGACAGCGCCGGGGGCGCTCGTCAAGCCAAACGTCCTACGCTTCAAAGTCGAGCGACGTCAGGCTCAGCTCACCCAGACATAATCGCCAGAGCGACTGTCGACACAACCATCGCCATTATCCCGGCCAGCGCGTTTCGTCGTCTGACCAAGGTCTATCCCAAGGCGACGTCCCACATCGTTCAGGTCATCCTTTCTCGCTTCCAGAGAGTGACGCTGGCTACAGCTTACAACTACCTGGGGCTCACTGGCGAGGTTCTTCAAACTGAAAAGAACATGCTTTCTTTTACCACCTGCCAGTTGCCCAACATGCTCCGGGGTGATGCCTTGCAGCGCCTGAAGGAGAAGTTTGATCGAGAACGAGAGAGGGTTGGTGGCGAATCAGAAAGCAAGGGCATCGCGCTTCACAATGCCAAtgcccatcgtcgtcgcAAGTCAACGCCGACTCTCCGCAAGGATGCGATGATACACTCCATGGCCACTAAGGAAAGATCATTCTCCCAGGTTGCAACCACAATCGCGCCGCCACGGGAGCGAGCCTCCACGCACACACCGAGCCCTGGCGATCTTCTGGCCAATATTCAATCCGCCCGATACGGCGGTCATCGGCCATCGGGTGCGAGCAGTGTACACCTTGACCAAGTCGCCGATGCCCTTCGCCACGAAGGCGTCAGCCCTCTTGCCCAGCGCTCGTTCAACCCCTTCACGACCGAGCGACACTCTCGGGTATCAGTCGACGGCAGAGAGTCGTTGGACGAGGACAATCTTTTCCGACAGTCGATTCTTGAATGCATGTTTAAGGCGATCGGTCTTAGCAGCAACGGCAGTGTGTCACGCGAAGCCGAATCTGTCGAAGGCTCTCCTCGGCTCTTTTCTTACGACCAAACACGACCCAGACAAGGTTTGGGCAACAACGCGTTTGGTCTCATGGGCCCGTTTGACGCCTCAGGCGATGGCGATACGGAGTCGATGACCTCTGGAGGGTTTACTCTGAACACACCGCCCAATGCCCACATCCTCGCAAACGACATGAAGGACGACGTTGAGATTGTCTTCTTTCCCAAAGGATCCGTTCTGGTTGAGCAAGGCGAGCGCAACCCTGGCCTCTACTATGTTGTCGATGGATTCCTCGACATCTGCACTTCCAAGGAGGACACATCGGCGGACATTCTACAATCTTCGAGCAGAACGTCACTGCACGCGGATTACACAGGTGTGGATGGCTCCCCCGGATTTTCAGACAACGCGGActcgaggaagaagacgccgTACCGTCGCAGTGTGTCACTCATCAAGCCTGGCGGTTTAGCTGGATACGTCGGCACCGTATCGTCTTATCGATCCTTCATTGACGTGGTTGCGAAGACAGATGTCTATGTCGGATTCCTTCCACGGTCGGCTCTTGAGCGGATTGTTGATCGCTACCCCATCGTCTTACTCACAATGGCCAAGAGACTGACCAGTCTTCTTCCGCGTTTGATTATGCACATCGACTTTGCTCTCGACTGGGAGCAGGTCGATGCTGGACAGGTGCTTTTCCATGAAGGCGAGGAGAGCGAGGCCATCCACATTGTCCTCAACGGCCGATTGCGTCTCGTTCAAGATAGGAAGGATGGTGGTGTCAGTGTCCGAGCCGAGTTCGGCCAAGGCGAAAGcgttggcgagctggaggTCTTGACGGAGTCTGTCAGACCCGGTACGCTTCATGCCATTCGGCAAACTGAGCTGGTTAAGTTCCCGCGCACGCTCTTCAACAGCCTTGCTCAAGAACATCCAAATATCACCATCAAGATTTCCAAGATCATTGCGTCGCGCATGAGGAACCTTGTTGACGACCCCTCGCAACTCCTTTCCAAGGAGGCAGGCAACACCAATACAATCACCAAGGGTTCCTCGTCTCTCAACCTGAGGACTGTCGCCATCTTGCCCGTCACCTCTGGTGTTCCCGTGGTGGAGTTTGGCAACCGACTGATGAATGCTCTGGCCCAGGTCGGCCCTGCAAACGGTGCCACCTCTCTCAACCAGTCGGCAATTCTCAATCACCTCGGCAAACATGCCTTCAACAAGATGGGCAAGCTCAAGCTTTCTCAGTACTTGGCCGACTTGGAGGAGAAATACGGGCTGGTTGTCTACGTCGCAG ATACCAATGTCAACTCCCCATGGACTCAGACGTGCATCACGCAAGCTGACTGCATCCTCCTTGTGGGTCTGGCTGAGGGCTCTCCCGAGATTGGCGAGTACGAGCGCTTCATGCTGGGGATGAAGTCAACAGCGAGGAaactcctcgtccttctccatcCTGAGCGGTACTCCCAGTCTGGCTTGACCAGGGCGTGGTTGAGGAATCGCATGTGGATCAATGGCGGTCACTACCATGTTCAAATGCCTCTTGGACCGAACATCTTACCTGTGCATCCGCCCTCCAAAAGGACGAGCACTACGTTGAAGGAGCGGGTCCAGATAATTCAGGCGGAGATCCAGAAGTACACGTCAAGGAAGACTCGACACAGCGCCTTCTACTCCCCAGATGCACCATACAAGGGCGATTTCCACCGCCTGGCCAGACGCCTCTGTGGCAAGTCTATTGGACTGGTTCTTGGTGGAGGCGGAGCCCGAGGTTTCACGCAAATCGGCATCATTCAAGCCATGGAGGAATCGGGTATCCCCATTGATGTCGTCGGTGGAACATCGATCGGAGCCTTCATCGGTGCTCTCTATGCCCGCCACGCCGATGTTGTCCCGATCTTTGGTCTCGCCAAGAAGTTCGCAGGCCGCATGTCCAGCATGTGGCGTTTGGCGCTGGACCTCACGTATCCGACCGCGTCGTACACCACTGGGCATGAGTTCAACCGTGGTATTTTCAAGACGTTCGGCAAGGCTCAGATCGAAGACTTCTGGCTCGAGTTTTACTGCAACACAACGAACATCAGCAAGAGTCGAATCGAATACCATACTAGTGGTTACGCATGGAGGTACATCAGAGCATCCATGTCACTGGCCGGCCTACTTCCACCATTGTGCGACGAAGGCAGCATGCTCCTGGACGGCGGCTACATTGACAACCTGACTGTGTCGCACATGAAGAGACTAGGAGTGGACACAATCTTCTCGATCGATGTCGGTTCCCTTGACGATGACACACCGCAGACCTACGGCGATTCGCTGTCGGGAGTGTGGGCCTTCTGGAACCGGTGGAACCCATTCTCAGTAACGCCCAATCCTCCAACGCTGGCGGAGATACAGGCTAGACTCGCCTACGTGTCTAGTGTCGACGCTCTGGAAAGAGCGAAGATGATGCCCGGCTGCTTTTACATGCGACCTCCGATTGACGACTATGGCACGCTCGATTTTGGCAAATTTGACGAGCTGTACCAGATGGGTTACAAGTATGGGCAGGACTTCCTGCAGAAGCTCCGAGATGATGGTGCGCTGCCTTTTATGGAAGAaaccgaggccaagaaggcgatGCGGAGGACCATGGCGCCCAGAAGGGCAAGCATCTAG